From the Crateriforma spongiae genome, one window contains:
- a CDS encoding Tll0287-like domain-containing protein, with protein MNLTRWSTFTFAGLACLFGFVGCQRENEAPEPTSQIAPTDAPETAEKMPSMRDERFAAAVAAKDDLFQTLSGRLMEVMQTEGPVAAIRVCSEDAPKIAQTVADEHGVEIGRTSWKLRNPNNAPRDWVQPFVDEKVDLPQTVALEDGRLGVTFPIRLDVKCLMCHGGPDDMLDSVKPELAKRYPDDQATGFKAGDLRGMFWVEVPAT; from the coding sequence ATGAACCTGACACGATGGTCCACCTTCACGTTCGCCGGACTGGCCTGCTTGTTCGGCTTCGTCGGTTGCCAACGCGAGAACGAGGCCCCGGAACCAACCTCGCAGATAGCACCAACGGATGCACCGGAGACAGCCGAGAAAATGCCGTCGATGCGAGACGAGCGTTTCGCCGCCGCGGTCGCCGCAAAAGACGACTTGTTTCAAACGCTGTCCGGCCGACTGATGGAAGTCATGCAAACCGAGGGACCGGTCGCTGCCATTCGCGTTTGCAGTGAAGATGCCCCGAAGATCGCACAAACCGTCGCCGACGAACACGGCGTTGAAATCGGCCGCACTTCTTGGAAGCTTCGCAATCCGAACAACGCGCCCCGTGATTGGGTCCAGCCGTTCGTGGATGAAAAGGTCGATCTGCCCCAAACCGTCGCCTTGGAGGACGGTCGGTTAGGCGTCACCTTCCCGATTCGCCTGGATGTGAAGTGCTTGATGTGCCATGGCGGCCCGGATGACATGCTGGACAGCGTCAAACCGGAACTTGCCAAACGCTACCCCGACGACCAGGCCACCGGATTCAAAGCCGGTGACTTGCGTGGCATGTTCTGGGTGGAGGTCCCCGCCACCTAG
- a CDS encoding arylsulfatase codes for MCFGMSLKTSADSSAKANDRRPNFLVIIADDLGFSDPGCYGGEIETPNLDALAAGGLRFTQFYNTARCWPTRSALMTGYYPQQIRRDSMPGAPKGFGGRGVRPQWAQTIGQYLQTAGYRTYHSGKWHIDGKPTDSGFDRSDEATRGPGFFDTNKRGERDPDFYRTVATAQHAIDCLKEHSENFAGRPFFQYLAFHAPHFPLHALPEDIQRYEGRYDDGWDLLRKQRYQRQRALGFSVGDLSVLEPDVGPPYAFPDQIDLLGPGEVNRPLPWDELTSQQQRFQAMKMSIHAAMVDRMDREIGRVLDQLRAMDSFDNTIIMFLSDNGASAEMMVRGDGHDPDAAPGSAATYLCLGPGFSSAANTPFRRHKTWVHEGGISTPLIVHWPAGLDAQNEFRSAVAHVIDIAPTVLDLAGVQRPDFPGAPPMTGKSLRPLLSNDGDSLHDEVWFCHEANRALRQGDWKIVHSDKGRPFPYRIVEAGDSNESNWALYNLANDRAEQNDLADTYPAKVQAMSERWYQLRDQFLADSSTEIANDAKP; via the coding sequence ATGTGCTTCGGCATGAGTTTGAAAACGTCGGCGGATTCGTCTGCGAAAGCGAACGATCGCCGACCCAACTTTTTGGTCATCATTGCCGACGATCTGGGGTTTTCCGATCCGGGATGCTACGGCGGTGAAATCGAGACACCTAACTTGGATGCCTTGGCGGCCGGCGGCTTGCGTTTCACCCAGTTTTATAACACCGCCCGTTGCTGGCCGACACGATCGGCGTTGATGACGGGCTACTATCCGCAACAGATTCGTCGCGACAGCATGCCGGGGGCGCCCAAAGGCTTTGGTGGACGCGGGGTTCGACCGCAGTGGGCACAGACCATCGGCCAGTACCTGCAAACGGCGGGATATCGAACCTATCATTCCGGCAAGTGGCACATCGACGGCAAGCCGACCGACAGCGGGTTCGATCGGTCCGACGAAGCGACACGAGGCCCGGGATTTTTCGATACCAACAAGCGCGGAGAACGAGATCCCGACTTCTATCGAACGGTTGCCACGGCACAGCATGCAATCGATTGCCTGAAAGAACATTCGGAGAATTTCGCGGGCCGGCCGTTCTTTCAGTATCTGGCGTTTCATGCACCCCATTTTCCGCTACACGCTTTGCCCGAAGACATCCAGCGGTACGAAGGGCGATACGACGATGGTTGGGACCTGCTGAGGAAACAGCGATACCAACGCCAGCGGGCTCTCGGGTTTTCGGTGGGCGATCTTTCCGTGCTGGAACCCGACGTGGGACCACCCTATGCCTTTCCCGATCAAATCGACTTACTGGGCCCGGGAGAAGTCAATCGACCACTGCCGTGGGATGAATTGACGTCGCAGCAACAGCGGTTTCAAGCGATGAAGATGTCCATCCACGCGGCGATGGTCGATCGCATGGATCGCGAAATCGGACGTGTGTTGGATCAATTGCGTGCGATGGATTCGTTTGACAACACGATCATCATGTTTCTTTCGGACAACGGGGCCAGTGCAGAAATGATGGTCCGGGGTGACGGGCACGATCCGGACGCCGCGCCGGGATCCGCCGCCACCTATTTGTGTTTGGGCCCTGGTTTTTCCAGTGCCGCCAACACGCCATTCCGCAGGCACAAGACTTGGGTGCACGAAGGCGGCATCTCCACACCATTGATTGTTCACTGGCCGGCGGGCTTGGATGCACAGAACGAATTTCGGTCGGCCGTCGCGCACGTTATCGATATCGCCCCGACGGTACTGGATCTGGCCGGCGTGCAGCGTCCTGATTTTCCCGGTGCGCCGCCGATGACCGGAAAAAGTTTACGTCCGCTGTTGTCCAACGACGGCGATTCGCTGCACGATGAGGTTTGGTTTTGTCACGAAGCCAATCGCGCCCTGCGACAAGGCGACTGGAAAATCGTCCATTCCGACAAAGGTCGCCCGTTCCCCTATCGAATCGTCGAAGCAGGCGACTCAAACGAATCCAATTGGGCTTTGTACAACTTGGCCAACGACCGCGCCGAACAGAATGACTTGGCAGACACCTATCCCGCCAAGGTCCAAGCGATGAGCGAACGGTGGTATCAGTTGCGAGATCAATTTCTGGCGGATTCGTCGACCGAAATAGCGAACGACGCAAAACCCTAA
- a CDS encoding sulfatase, whose translation MKVCRMSRAVVSVAVFGWIVLAMCCIAGTSLADELGTPNKRLPNIVFILADDLGWSDTTLFDTSDFYRTPNVQRLARRGMTFDRAYAASPLCSPTRASILTGLSPARHGITSPNCHTPTVRLQAAVKQNAAAHQFSVQPDPVTRLDPKHITIAETLRAAGYATGHFGKWHLGAEPYSPLQHGFDIDVPHWHGPGPAGSYVAPWKFPDFDHDPDVPDQHIEDRMAKEAVQFMRQHRDQPFFLNYWMFSVHAPFDAKAALIEKYAKTVDPTDEQRCPTYAAMIESMDDAIGTLLDELDRLQVAENTIIVFASDNGGNMYNLVDGQRPTSNRPLRGGKATVYEGGIRTPAIVVWPGQVKSGTTSDAMIQSVDYFPTLLEMLGMSPASDQWFDGVSFVPALKGGAIDRDGIFTYFPHNPPVPDWLPPSICVHQDDWKLIRIFHGGDDTGHRYKLFNLRDDIGEQHDLSTMMPDRVRQMDALIERHLRETGAVVPQANPTFDPNKYDIASEGAPAAKFLPGGASTKRRKPAKPVAGWQPAGTCELSIGDGKLLVHSTGGDPYFSYRLQTPIDETAFVLQMEISSNAGGSGQVFWQTEGGGPFTAKRSEVYSPTHDGDRHSYAVKFRTRGPLSAVRIDPATDVGDIQVHALRLITQDGRLIHQWSF comes from the coding sequence ATGAAAGTGTGTCGGATGTCTCGGGCGGTGGTCAGTGTTGCCGTTTTCGGCTGGATCGTTTTGGCAATGTGTTGCATTGCGGGAACATCCTTGGCGGACGAACTCGGGACGCCAAACAAACGTCTGCCCAACATCGTTTTCATCTTGGCCGACGATTTGGGATGGAGCGACACAACGCTTTTCGACACCAGCGATTTCTATCGCACGCCCAACGTCCAGCGTTTGGCACGTCGCGGAATGACGTTTGATCGGGCGTACGCTGCCAGCCCGCTGTGTTCACCCACACGTGCGAGCATCTTGACCGGATTGTCGCCCGCCCGTCACGGCATCACGTCGCCGAACTGTCATACGCCGACGGTGCGTTTGCAAGCCGCCGTGAAGCAAAATGCGGCCGCCCACCAGTTTTCCGTTCAACCGGATCCAGTGACGCGTTTGGATCCGAAACACATCACGATCGCCGAAACACTGCGGGCGGCAGGCTACGCGACCGGGCATTTCGGAAAGTGGCACCTGGGGGCCGAACCGTATTCGCCGCTGCAACATGGGTTCGATATCGATGTGCCGCATTGGCATGGCCCGGGACCGGCGGGAAGTTACGTCGCGCCGTGGAAGTTCCCTGACTTTGACCACGACCCGGACGTTCCCGACCAGCACATCGAAGATCGAATGGCCAAGGAAGCCGTGCAATTCATGCGGCAGCATCGCGATCAACCTTTCTTCTTAAACTATTGGATGTTCAGCGTTCATGCACCCTTCGATGCCAAGGCCGCATTGATCGAAAAGTATGCCAAGACGGTGGACCCGACCGACGAGCAGCGTTGTCCCACGTATGCCGCGATGATCGAAAGTATGGACGATGCGATCGGAACCTTGCTGGATGAACTGGATCGTTTGCAGGTCGCCGAGAACACGATCATCGTCTTTGCATCAGACAACGGCGGCAACATGTACAACCTGGTCGATGGGCAACGTCCCACCAGCAATCGACCACTACGCGGCGGTAAGGCGACTGTTTACGAAGGCGGTATTCGGACGCCCGCCATCGTCGTTTGGCCTGGTCAAGTCAAATCGGGAACGACCAGCGACGCGATGATTCAAAGCGTGGACTATTTTCCCACGTTATTGGAAATGCTCGGCATGTCGCCGGCGTCGGATCAATGGTTTGACGGCGTCAGCTTTGTGCCCGCGTTGAAGGGCGGGGCCATCGATCGCGACGGCATCTTTACGTACTTTCCACACAATCCACCCGTGCCAGATTGGCTGCCGCCATCGATTTGCGTTCACCAGGACGATTGGAAGCTGATTCGAATCTTTCATGGCGGCGATGATACCGGTCACCGATACAAACTGTTCAATCTGCGGGACGACATTGGCGAACAACATGACTTGTCCACGATGATGCCGGATCGCGTACGACAGATGGATGCGTTGATCGAACGACACCTTCGCGAAACCGGTGCGGTCGTCCCGCAAGCGAATCCGACTTTTGATCCGAACAAGTATGACATCGCATCCGAAGGGGCTCCGGCGGCAAAGTTTTTGCCGGGTGGCGCGAGTACGAAACGGCGGAAACCGGCGAAGCCTGTTGCGGGGTGGCAGCCCGCCGGCACGTGTGAATTGTCGATTGGTGATGGCAAGTTGTTGGTGCACAGCACCGGCGGTGATCCCTATTTCAGCTATCGATTGCAAACGCCAATCGACGAAACCGCTTTCGTTCTTCAGATGGAAATCTCATCCAACGCGGGCGGTTCCGGGCAAGTATTTTGGCAGACCGAAGGCGGCGGTCCTTTTACGGCCAAGCGGAGCGAAGTCTATTCACCAACGCATGACGGCGATCGGCATTCTTATGCGGTCAAATTCCGCACGCGGGGGCCGCTTTCAGCCGTACGCATTGATCCGGCAACCGACGTCGGCGACATCCAGGTCCACGCGCTGCGGCTAATTACCCAGGACGGACGACTCATTCATCAGTGGTCGTTTTGA
- a CDS encoding L-rhamnose isomerase yields MGRSGKIDAMYELAREQYAAIGVDTDDAIRRIGDVAISLHCWQGDDVGGFEGDLQSLGNGLAVTGNHPGRARTPDELRQDLQTAYALIPGNHRLNLHAMYGEFDTPVDRDAIDVQHFQGWIQWAVDQGVPLDFNPSFFSHPNAADGFTLAHSDPGIRQFWIDHGIACRKIAAAMGAAQGSPCVDNFWVPDGFKDTPADRKTPRERLAASLDEIFSGSLPPTHTIDAVECKLFGIGSESCVVGSHEFYLGYAISRNQMLCLDAGHFHPTEVISDKISSVLMYVPELLLHVSRGVRWDSDHVVTFTDELQAIMQEIVRGGFLDRVHIGLDFFDASINRVAAWTIGTRNALKALLAALLEPTEQLQQLEREGDFTARLALMEEQKMMPLGAVWDHYCQVSDVPAGRQWLDVVRQYEQDVLKLRSDASVPA; encoded by the coding sequence ATGGGCCGTTCTGGCAAGATTGACGCCATGTACGAACTGGCGCGAGAACAATACGCGGCGATCGGAGTGGACACCGATGACGCGATTCGTCGAATCGGGGACGTCGCCATTTCACTGCACTGTTGGCAAGGCGATGATGTCGGCGGGTTCGAGGGCGATCTGCAGTCGCTGGGCAACGGTTTGGCGGTGACCGGAAATCATCCGGGCCGTGCTCGAACGCCGGATGAACTGCGTCAAGATTTGCAGACGGCGTATGCATTGATCCCCGGCAATCATCGTTTGAATCTGCATGCGATGTATGGGGAATTTGACACGCCCGTTGATCGCGATGCCATCGACGTGCAGCATTTCCAAGGGTGGATTCAGTGGGCCGTTGACCAAGGCGTCCCATTGGATTTCAACCCCAGTTTCTTTTCGCATCCCAATGCCGCCGATGGGTTCACCCTGGCACACAGCGATCCGGGCATTCGTCAATTCTGGATCGATCATGGGATCGCGTGTCGCAAGATCGCCGCGGCGATGGGAGCGGCCCAGGGTTCACCTTGTGTCGACAATTTCTGGGTTCCTGACGGATTCAAGGATACGCCGGCGGATCGAAAGACGCCGCGTGAACGCTTGGCGGCTTCCTTGGACGAGATTTTTAGCGGTTCATTGCCGCCGACGCACACCATCGATGCAGTGGAATGCAAGTTGTTCGGTATCGGCAGTGAAAGCTGTGTGGTGGGATCGCACGAGTTTTACTTGGGTTATGCGATATCGCGAAACCAGATGCTTTGTCTGGATGCCGGTCACTTTCATCCGACCGAAGTCATTTCCGACAAGATTTCTTCGGTGCTGATGTACGTGCCTGAATTGTTGTTACATGTCAGCCGCGGTGTGCGTTGGGACAGCGATCACGTGGTGACCTTCACGGACGAACTCCAAGCAATCATGCAAGAAATCGTGCGTGGCGGATTTTTGGATCGCGTTCACATCGGTCTGGATTTCTTCGACGCCAGTATCAATCGCGTGGCCGCTTGGACCATCGGTACACGCAACGCTTTGAAGGCTTTGCTGGCGGCTTTGCTGGAACCCACCGAACAGTTGCAGCAGTTGGAGCGCGAGGGCGACTTCACCGCGAGGTTGGCGTTGATGGAGGAGCAGAAGATGATGCCGCTGGGGGCGGTTTGGGACCACTACTGTCAGGTTTCCGATGTTCCCGCCGGTCGACAGTGGTTGGACGTGGTGCGGCAGTATGAACAGGACGTGCTGAAACTTCGCTCGGACGCGTCGGTGCCTGCATAG
- a CDS encoding helix-turn-helix domain-containing protein: protein MIRRLKKQDWFHPDGFPIVVERRDPQEPFGLHCHEFSEIVIITGGHGRHITGEDSYELTTGDTFVIGGDRPHDYLNMDQLSLINILFDPDDLPMSLCDLQSLPGYHALFNLEPAWRKRHQFTSRLQLNAAEMAEALQIVDEIDKELQSRGPGFGVMAMTRMLQLITFLARCYGRAQSPESKQLYRLAGSISHIEHNFNQPITLDELVQMSGMSRRSFIRTFEDAMGTSPINYLIQRRLREACHLLKSTHRSITDIAFDVGFSDSNYFSRQFRNMIGHSPREYRKPFKA from the coding sequence ATGATTCGCCGCCTGAAGAAACAGGACTGGTTTCATCCCGACGGGTTTCCCATCGTGGTGGAGCGTCGCGACCCTCAAGAGCCGTTTGGGCTGCATTGCCACGAGTTTTCCGAGATCGTCATCATCACCGGCGGACACGGCCGACACATCACCGGCGAAGACAGTTATGAATTGACCACCGGTGACACCTTCGTCATCGGCGGTGACCGCCCCCACGACTATTTGAACATGGACCAACTGAGTCTGATCAACATCTTGTTTGATCCGGACGACCTGCCCATGTCTCTGTGCGACCTACAATCACTGCCCGGCTACCACGCGCTGTTCAATCTGGAACCGGCGTGGCGAAAGCGTCACCAATTCACCAGCCGGTTACAACTAAATGCAGCGGAGATGGCAGAAGCGTTGCAGATCGTGGATGAAATTGACAAGGAATTGCAAAGTCGCGGTCCAGGCTTCGGCGTTATGGCGATGACGCGAATGCTGCAGTTGATCACTTTCCTGGCCCGTTGTTACGGCCGCGCCCAATCGCCGGAAAGCAAGCAACTGTATCGGCTGGCAGGATCCATCTCGCACATCGAACACAACTTCAACCAGCCGATCACTTTGGATGAATTGGTGCAGATGTCGGGCATGAGCCGGCGCAGCTTCATCCGGACATTCGAAGATGCGATGGGAACATCACCGATCAACTATTTGATCCAGCGACGTCTGCGCGAAGCCTGTCACTTGCTCAAAAGCACCCACCGTTCGATCACGGACATCGCGTTTGACGTCGGGTTTTCCGACAGCAATTATTTCAGCCGCCAGTTCCGAAACATGATCGGTCATTCGCCTCGCGAATATCGCAAACCGTTCAAGGCCTGA
- a CDS encoding outer membrane protein assembly factor BamB family protein — protein sequence MRQLTFAASLVCVVASAVNCIAQTPTFSESDWPWWRGESRQGNAAADQDPPTTWSEMDGVIWKTPLDGHGHGSPILLGDRMYLISADEQQRAQWLICLDRQTGQEHWKTAVHRGEFFRVGDRQPNEKSSWASSTPATDGERIFVNFYSDRAVHTSAVDLKGQILWQRKLCDYQIHQGYGSSPTVYRDLVIASADNKSGGCIVGLDRTTGQVVWRRDRPKKPNYASPIILTMDGKDQLIMIGCDLVTSLNPSTGKVFWETDGATTECVTSTPTDGKHIFTSGGYPKNHVAAVAADGSGEVVWETNTRAYVPSMLQRDGYLYLTLDAGVAMCIEAASGETMWKARLGGTFTASPVLVGDLIYATNESSETTVFRADPGAFDLVAKNQLNGTTFATPVICDGRVYIRVAKFEDDAKHDYLYCIGNGG from the coding sequence ATGCGCCAACTTACTTTTGCCGCCAGCCTGGTTTGCGTTGTCGCTTCCGCCGTGAATTGCATCGCCCAGACACCCACGTTTTCCGAATCGGACTGGCCGTGGTGGCGTGGTGAATCCAGGCAGGGCAATGCCGCGGCGGATCAAGATCCACCCACCACATGGAGCGAAATGGATGGCGTGATTTGGAAGACGCCCCTGGACGGACACGGCCACGGATCACCGATCCTGTTGGGCGACCGGATGTATTTGATTTCCGCCGATGAACAGCAGCGGGCACAGTGGCTGATCTGTCTGGATCGTCAAACCGGACAAGAACACTGGAAGACGGCCGTCCATCGCGGCGAATTCTTTCGGGTCGGCGATCGTCAGCCCAACGAGAAATCATCCTGGGCATCGTCGACACCGGCAACCGATGGCGAGCGTATTTTCGTCAACTTCTACAGCGACCGAGCCGTCCATACCAGCGCGGTCGACTTGAAGGGCCAAATCCTGTGGCAGCGCAAGCTGTGCGATTACCAGATCCACCAGGGCTATGGTTCGTCGCCGACCGTCTACCGAGACCTTGTGATCGCATCGGCCGACAACAAGAGCGGTGGATGTATCGTCGGCTTGGACCGAACGACCGGCCAGGTCGTTTGGCGACGCGATCGCCCGAAGAAACCGAACTACGCTTCGCCGATCATTCTGACGATGGACGGCAAAGACCAGTTGATCATGATCGGATGTGACCTGGTCACCAGCCTCAATCCATCAACGGGGAAAGTGTTCTGGGAGACAGACGGGGCCACCACAGAATGCGTGACGTCCACACCGACCGACGGCAAACACATTTTCACCAGCGGTGGATACCCCAAGAATCACGTCGCCGCGGTGGCGGCCGACGGATCCGGCGAAGTGGTGTGGGAAACCAACACAAGGGCCTATGTCCCGTCGATGCTGCAGCGCGACGGCTATCTATACCTGACGCTCGACGCGGGAGTTGCCATGTGCATCGAAGCCGCCAGTGGTGAAACGATGTGGAAAGCACGCCTGGGCGGCACCTTCACCGCGTCGCCAGTCCTGGTCGGCGATCTGATCTATGCGACCAACGAATCCAGCGAAACGACCGTCTTTCGTGCCGATCCGGGTGCGTTCGACTTGGTTGCTAAAAACCAGTTGAACGGCACCACTTTCGCCACGCCCGTTATTTGCGACGGACGTGTTTACATCCGCGTCGCCAAATTCGAAGACGACGCCAAACACGACTACTTGTATTGCATCGGCAATGGCGGCTAG
- a CDS encoding Trx7/PDZ domain-containing (seleno)protein, with product MPKIVVVMIALALVSLPAVTAMAKEDRETIVRNDRERVLAAGYWIYNDLDAAVQQARQTGRPILVVLRCLPCEECVKLDDDLVESDPEIKALLDQFVRVRIVGTNGLDLNVFQYDTDQSFAVFMINADKTVYGRFGTRSHRTEWLGDVSLEGMAAALREGLKLHDAYPANRDALAGKSGQPLEFESPEKYPTLRKHPDRLDYEGEVAKSCIHCHQIGEARREYYWQNDRPIPEELLHPFPHPKSIGLILDPRYPARIKQVVDESAAQSVGFQVGDDVTAMNGQPIVSMADVQWALNQVPGDGGSIDFQVRRDDRDIELSLALPKGWRRWGDPAWRVSSWMMRRIAGGGMRLIPNDDAAVTDDAKPMAFRVANAGKHGAHGAAHRAGVKVGDILIEYDGRNDFRREADIFNHVNDNHRPGDRVSLKLLRNGRTITTEIPIQK from the coding sequence ATGCCCAAAATTGTTGTTGTGATGATTGCCCTGGCGTTGGTCTCGTTGCCGGCGGTGACCGCCATGGCGAAAGAAGACCGCGAAACCATCGTTCGCAATGACCGTGAACGTGTCTTGGCTGCTGGGTATTGGATCTACAACGATTTGGACGCCGCGGTCCAACAAGCACGGCAAACGGGGCGGCCGATCTTGGTCGTTTTGCGGTGCCTGCCCTGTGAGGAGTGCGTCAAGCTGGACGATGACTTGGTCGAAAGTGATCCGGAAATCAAAGCGTTGCTGGACCAATTCGTTCGTGTCCGGATCGTCGGAACCAACGGTTTGGACTTGAATGTGTTTCAGTATGACACCGATCAGTCGTTTGCCGTCTTCATGATCAATGCAGACAAAACGGTGTATGGCCGGTTTGGAACTCGATCGCACCGTACCGAATGGCTGGGGGATGTTTCGCTGGAAGGGATGGCGGCGGCGCTTCGCGAGGGACTGAAACTGCACGACGCCTATCCGGCCAACCGAGACGCGTTGGCTGGCAAGAGTGGACAACCTTTGGAATTCGAATCACCGGAGAAGTACCCCACCCTGCGCAAGCATCCCGATCGTCTGGACTATGAAGGCGAAGTCGCCAAGAGTTGTATTCATTGCCATCAAATCGGCGAAGCCAGGCGTGAATACTATTGGCAAAACGATCGTCCGATCCCAGAGGAACTGTTGCACCCGTTTCCCCATCCGAAATCCATCGGCTTGATTTTAGATCCCCGGTATCCGGCGCGAATCAAGCAGGTGGTCGATGAATCGGCTGCACAATCCGTCGGTTTTCAAGTGGGAGACGACGTGACCGCGATGAACGGACAGCCGATCGTGTCGATGGCCGACGTCCAGTGGGCATTGAACCAAGTGCCAGGCGATGGCGGTTCCATCGATTTTCAAGTGCGGCGTGATGATCGTGACATCGAATTGTCGTTGGCGTTACCCAAAGGTTGGCGACGGTGGGGCGATCCGGCTTGGCGTGTTTCATCGTGGATGATGCGCCGTATTGCTGGCGGTGGCATGCGTCTGATTCCCAACGACGACGCCGCGGTGACTGATGATGCAAAGCCGATGGCGTTTCGTGTTGCCAATGCCGGAAAGCATGGTGCCCACGGTGCGGCGCATCGAGCGGGAGTGAAGGTTGGCGATATTCTGATCGAATACGATGGGCGAAATGATTTTCGTCGCGAAGCCGACATCTTTAACCACGTCAACGACAACCATCGTCCCGGTGATCGCGTTTCGCTGAAGCTGTTACGCAACGGCCGGACCATCACCACCGAGATTCCGATTCAAAAGTAA
- a CDS encoding DUF6122 family protein, with protein MPEILRQIVHYGNHLVVPFGIAMLLFPRHWRAAGGLMVATIVIDLDHLWADPIFDPRRCSIGFHPLHTVWAAMVYIALLMVPVWKIQAVGFGCLWHLCTDAIDCRLGHLGTDPDGLLGFVWPLVVAF; from the coding sequence ATGCCAGAAATCTTGCGACAGATCGTTCACTATGGAAATCATCTGGTCGTGCCCTTTGGAATTGCGATGTTGTTATTCCCGCGTCATTGGCGGGCCGCTGGTGGCCTGATGGTGGCAACCATCGTGATCGACTTGGATCACCTGTGGGCGGATCCCATTTTCGATCCCCGTCGATGCAGTATCGGATTCCACCCGCTTCACACCGTCTGGGCGGCGATGGTTTACATCGCACTGCTGATGGTGCCGGTATGGAAGATTCAAGCGGTCGGATTCGGGTGCCTTTGGCATTTGTGTACCGATGCCATTGATTGTCGGCTCGGGCATCTGGGAACCGATCCAGATGGCTTGCTCGGATTCGTCTGGCCGTTGGTGGTTGCTTTCTGA
- a CDS encoding DUF1254 domain-containing protein, with amino-acid sequence MDSKALLLTPNTVSVYMATWMEMDDEPMVLETPPNVRFHARLIETLD; translated from the coding sequence ATGGATTCCAAAGCGCTGTTGCTGACCCCCAACACCGTATCGGTTTACATGGCAACGTGGATGGAAATGGATGATGAGCCCATGGTTTTGGAAACACCACCAAACGTTCGGTTCCACGCGAGATTGATTGAGACATTGGATTGA
- a CDS encoding YaiI/YqxD family protein, whose protein sequence is MSSEDHPSPKILVDADACPVAIKEIVYRTAKRREIEAIVVANEPIGVPDSPWVRRVVVSSGADQADHAIVKMVNDGDIVIADDIPLAARVVQKGGLVVGSRGDKYDEKTIHSRLATRDLMEQLRSAGVDTEGPKPLKPKDVQAFANQLDRVLTRRLKNSPGEA, encoded by the coding sequence TTGAGTTCTGAAGACCACCCGTCACCGAAAATCTTGGTCGACGCAGACGCATGCCCGGTTGCCATCAAAGAGATCGTTTACCGGACAGCCAAGCGGCGTGAAATCGAAGCCATTGTCGTTGCAAACGAGCCGATCGGGGTGCCGGATTCGCCGTGGGTTCGTCGCGTTGTGGTCAGCAGCGGTGCGGACCAAGCCGATCATGCGATCGTCAAGATGGTCAACGATGGGGACATCGTGATCGCAGACGACATTCCCTTGGCGGCACGCGTCGTTCAGAAAGGCGGGCTGGTCGTCGGAAGTCGCGGCGACAAATACGACGAGAAAACGATTCACAGCCGCCTTGCGACACGTGACCTCATGGAACAACTTCGTTCGGCCGGCGTGGATACCGAAGGGCCCAAACCGTTGAAGCCGAAGGACGTCCAGGCGTTCGCCAATCAATTGGACCGAGTGCTGACCCGGCGACTAAAGAACTCGCCCGGTGAAGCGTGA